The following are from one region of the Salvia splendens isolate huo1 chromosome 2, SspV2, whole genome shotgun sequence genome:
- the LOC121787616 gene encoding ras-related protein RABE1c: protein MAAPPARARADYDYLIKLLLIGDSGVGKSCLLLRFSDGSFTTSFITTIGIDFKIRTVELDGKRIKLQIWDTAGQERFRTITTAYYRGAMGILLVYDVTDESSFNNIRNWIRNIEQHASDNVNKILVGNKADMDESKRAVPTSKGQALADEYGIKFFETSAKTNLNVEEVFFSIARDIKQRLSDTDTKAEPTTIKINQPDGSAGGGQLAQKSACCGS, encoded by the exons ATGGCCGCACCACCGGCGAGGGCAAGGGCGGATTATGATTACCTCATCAAGCTTCTCCTCATCGGCGACAGCG GTGTGGGTAAGAGTTGTCTTCTTTTGCGATTCTCTGATGGTTCCTTCACAACTAGTTTCATCACCACCATTGG AATTGATTTTAAGATAAGAACTGTTGAGCTTGATGGAAAGCGGATCAAGCTCCAAATTTGGGATACAGCCGGACAAGAGCGATTCCGCACTATCACCACAG CTTATTATCGTGGTGCCATGGGAATATTGCTGGTTTATGATGTTACAGATGAATCTTCTTTTAACA ATATTAGGAACTGGATTAGAAACATTGAACAGCATGCTTCTGACAATGTCAACAAGATATTGGTAGGAAACAAAGCTGACATGGACGAAAGCAAAAGG GCTGTTCCAACCTCCAAGGGCCAAGCACTCGCTGATGAGTATGGCATCAAATTCTTTGAAACC AGTGCAAAAACAAATCTTAATGTGGAAGAAGTCTTCTTCTCAATAGCCAGGGATATAAAGCAAAGGCTTTCCGATACGGACACAAAAGCAGAG CCTACTACCATCAAAATCAATCAGCCCGATGGATCTGCTGGAGGCGGGCAACTTGCACAGAAGTCGGCGTGCTGTGGCTCTTGA
- the LOC121773341 gene encoding uncharacterized protein LOC121773341 — MSECYNNVLRGVRELPIRALVDLTFWRTVKWWVEKKTTIEHTEGELTPWARDRLAKNDSKGRKHYITVIDRDIGKYHVRTRGRIVQGVSKGNNVQIVRYLESSCSCGKWQMWRIPCSHACAVARDRGHVMIDLIDEKYYLGTWRSQYYSEVSFDAPRHEEYWVAPSWKLCITPQQLIPRTCGRVRRRRILNQMDVQEEDEPRALRRCRNCGIEGHDRRNCSAGAVQ; from the coding sequence ATGTCGGAGTGCTACAATAACGTCTTGAGGGGTGTGAGAGAGTTGCCAATTAGAGCGTTGgttgatttgacattttggaGGACGGTAAAATGGTGGGTGGAGAAGAAGACAACAATAGAACACACCGAAGGTGAATTAACCCCATGGGCGAGGGACAGACTTGCTAAGAATGACTCAAAGGGGCGAAAACATTACATCACTGTCATTGACCGAGATATAGGGAAGTACCATGTCCGAACTCGAGGAAGAATCGTACAAGGAGTGTCAAAGGGCAACAATGTTCAAATAGTCAGGTATTTGGAATCGAGTTGCAGTTGTggtaagtggcagatgtggagaatcCCTTGTTCGCATGCTTGTGCGGTTGCTAGAGACAGAGGTCATGTTATGATTGACCTCATAGATGAGAAGTACTACCTAGGTACATGGAGATCACAGTACTATAGTGAAGTTTCATTTGATGCACCAAGACATGAAGAGTATTGGGTTGCACCTTCATGGAAATTGTGCATCACCCCTCAGCAGTTGATTCCTAGAACGTGTGGCCGAGTTAGAAGAAGGAGGATActtaatcaaatggatgtccaGGAGGAAGATGAACCGAGAGCTCTCCGCCGTTGCAGAAATTGCGGGATAGAGGGGCATGACCGAAGAAATTGCTCAGCCGGTGCCGTTCAGTAA